One window from the genome of Nicotiana sylvestris chromosome 9, ASM39365v2, whole genome shotgun sequence encodes:
- the LOC104237397 gene encoding uncharacterized protein, translating to MRKESLCYCEVVADLKMSRTPTNPGRRFLGCRRYEIGEGCGFFRWIDPAIEKEHYKTLLAALIKKSDRCHYQRRQGRSKFRVAAIIIVVVVVLMLAIMLFV from the coding sequence ATGAGGAAGGAATCTTTGTGTTATTGTGAAGTTGTTGCAGATCTTAAAATGTCACGAACACCCACCAATCCTGGAAGGAGGTTCCTGGGCTGTCGAAGATATGAGATTGGTGAAGGTTGTGGCTTTTTCAGATGGATTGATCCTGCGATTGAGAAAGAACACTACAAGACTCTTCTTGCGGCTCTTATTAAGAAGAGTGATCGATGCCATTATCAAAGAAGACAAGGAAGGTCAAAGTTCAGAGTTGCTGCTATTATAATTGTGGTTGTAGTTGTTCTAATGTTAGCTATTATGTTATTTGTTTAG
- the LOC104237394 gene encoding probable protein phosphatase 2C 58 isoform X3 — MDSTKRGKSGDPDIIKIKRTSTPDDVASVLLKERERQGVYGAGREVNSTAEQEEEDAENEDYDGDDTGAKDEDNGEVVDDPEEDGGDAEVSDGDQKQQRRVSYGFHLVEGKMKHGMEDYLVAENRKMDGHNLGLYAIFDGHSGREVAEYLQSHLFDNILSEPDFWKNPVTAFKKAYRDTDGDILENVVGARGGSTAVTAILIDQKLLVVANVGDSRAVLIQRGKVKQITVDHEPEKKEERDLVESKGGFVIKMPGNVPRVDGQLAMTRAFGDAKLKDHITVEPNVTIEKIDKDTDFIILASDGLWKVMSNEDIAECITGLEHGKKAAEELITEALMRGSPDDISCVVVRFH; from the exons ATGGACTCCACAAAG AGGGGAAAATCAGGTGATCCAGATATCATTAAGATAAAG AGGACATCGACTCCAGATGATGTGGCATCTGTTCTTTTGAAG GAGAGAGAAAGGCAAGGAGTGTATGGAGCAGGCAGAGAGGTTAACAGCACCGCAGAACAAGAGGAGGAGGATGCAGAAAATGAAGACTATGATGGTGATGATACTGGAGCCAAAGATGAGGATAATGGCGAAGTTGTTGATGACCCTGAAGAAGACGGTGGGGATGCAGAAGTCAGCGATGGAGATCAGAAGCAGCAGAGGCGTGTCAGCTATGGATTTCATTTAGTTGAAGGCAAGATGAAACATGGGATGGAGGATTATCTGGTGGCAGAAAATAGGAAAATGGATGGACATAATCTGGGGCTCTACGCAATATTTGACGGTCATTCAGGACGTGAGGTTGCAGAATATTTGCAAAGCCATCTTTTCGACAATATACTGAGTGAG CCTGATTTTTGGAAGAATCCTGTGACTGCATTTAAGAAGGCTTATAGAGATACAGATGGCGACATTTTGGAGAATGTGGTTGGTGCACGAGGTGGCTCAACAGCAGTGACAGCCATATTAATCGACCAGAAACTATTGGTAGTGGCCAATGTAGGGGATTCACGTGCAGTACTAATTCAGAGAGGAAAGGTCAAGCAAATAACAGTTGATCATGAGCCggaaaagaaggaagaaagagaCCTAGTTGAGAGCAAAGGAGGTTTTGTTATTAAGATGCCAG GGAATGTTCCACGGGTGGATGGCCAACTAGCCATGACAAGGGCATTTGGAGATGCAAAACTGAAAGACCATATCACTGTGGAACCTAATGTGACAATTGAGAAGATAGACAAAGACACTGATTTCATAATCTTGGCAAGTGATGGCTTGTGGAAG GTAATGTCGAATGAAGACATAGCAGAATGCATTACGGGGCTCGAGCATGGCAAGAAAGCAGCGGAAGAGTTAATCACTGAAGCACTAATGAGGGGGAGTCCCGACGATATTTCTTGTGTCGTAGTGAGGTTTCACTAA
- the LOC104237394 gene encoding probable protein phosphatase 2C 28 isoform X1: MLGFLRTIAVRRTAASMMPTIHFPASLLFAFSQACYLRGKSGDPDIIKIKRTSTPDDVASVLLKERERQGVYGAGREVNSTAEQEEEDAENEDYDGDDTGAKDEDNGEVVDDPEEDGGDAEVSDGDQKQQRRVSYGFHLVEGKMKHGMEDYLVAENRKMDGHNLGLYAIFDGHSGREVAEYLQSHLFDNILSEPDFWKNPVTAFKKAYRDTDGDILENVVGARGGSTAVTAILIDQKLLVVANVGDSRAVLIQRGKVKQITVDHEPEKKEERDLVESKGGFVIKMPGNVPRVDGQLAMTRAFGDAKLKDHITVEPNVTIEKIDKDTDFIILASDGLWKVMSNEDIAECITGLEHGKKAAEELITEALMRGSPDDISCVVVRFH, translated from the exons ATGTTAGGTTTTTTAAGGACCATTGCTGTTAGAAGAACTGCAGCTTCAATGATGCCGACCATCCATTTTCCTGCTTCACTTCTATTCGCCTTTAGCCAGGCTTGTTATCTC AGGGGAAAATCAGGTGATCCAGATATCATTAAGATAAAG AGGACATCGACTCCAGATGATGTGGCATCTGTTCTTTTGAAG GAGAGAGAAAGGCAAGGAGTGTATGGAGCAGGCAGAGAGGTTAACAGCACCGCAGAACAAGAGGAGGAGGATGCAGAAAATGAAGACTATGATGGTGATGATACTGGAGCCAAAGATGAGGATAATGGCGAAGTTGTTGATGACCCTGAAGAAGACGGTGGGGATGCAGAAGTCAGCGATGGAGATCAGAAGCAGCAGAGGCGTGTCAGCTATGGATTTCATTTAGTTGAAGGCAAGATGAAACATGGGATGGAGGATTATCTGGTGGCAGAAAATAGGAAAATGGATGGACATAATCTGGGGCTCTACGCAATATTTGACGGTCATTCAGGACGTGAGGTTGCAGAATATTTGCAAAGCCATCTTTTCGACAATATACTGAGTGAG CCTGATTTTTGGAAGAATCCTGTGACTGCATTTAAGAAGGCTTATAGAGATACAGATGGCGACATTTTGGAGAATGTGGTTGGTGCACGAGGTGGCTCAACAGCAGTGACAGCCATATTAATCGACCAGAAACTATTGGTAGTGGCCAATGTAGGGGATTCACGTGCAGTACTAATTCAGAGAGGAAAGGTCAAGCAAATAACAGTTGATCATGAGCCggaaaagaaggaagaaagagaCCTAGTTGAGAGCAAAGGAGGTTTTGTTATTAAGATGCCAG GGAATGTTCCACGGGTGGATGGCCAACTAGCCATGACAAGGGCATTTGGAGATGCAAAACTGAAAGACCATATCACTGTGGAACCTAATGTGACAATTGAGAAGATAGACAAAGACACTGATTTCATAATCTTGGCAAGTGATGGCTTGTGGAAG GTAATGTCGAATGAAGACATAGCAGAATGCATTACGGGGCTCGAGCATGGCAAGAAAGCAGCGGAAGAGTTAATCACTGAAGCACTAATGAGGGGGAGTCCCGACGATATTTCTTGTGTCGTAGTGAGGTTTCACTAA
- the LOC104237394 gene encoding probable protein phosphatase 2C 58 isoform X4 translates to MPRRGKSGDPDIIKIKRTSTPDDVASVLLKERERQGVYGAGREVNSTAEQEEEDAENEDYDGDDTGAKDEDNGEVVDDPEEDGGDAEVSDGDQKQQRRVSYGFHLVEGKMKHGMEDYLVAENRKMDGHNLGLYAIFDGHSGREVAEYLQSHLFDNILSEPDFWKNPVTAFKKAYRDTDGDILENVVGARGGSTAVTAILIDQKLLVVANVGDSRAVLIQRGKVKQITVDHEPEKKEERDLVESKGGFVIKMPGNVPRVDGQLAMTRAFGDAKLKDHITVEPNVTIEKIDKDTDFIILASDGLWKVMSNEDIAECITGLEHGKKAAEELITEALMRGSPDDISCVVVRFH, encoded by the exons ATGCCACGT AGGGGAAAATCAGGTGATCCAGATATCATTAAGATAAAG AGGACATCGACTCCAGATGATGTGGCATCTGTTCTTTTGAAG GAGAGAGAAAGGCAAGGAGTGTATGGAGCAGGCAGAGAGGTTAACAGCACCGCAGAACAAGAGGAGGAGGATGCAGAAAATGAAGACTATGATGGTGATGATACTGGAGCCAAAGATGAGGATAATGGCGAAGTTGTTGATGACCCTGAAGAAGACGGTGGGGATGCAGAAGTCAGCGATGGAGATCAGAAGCAGCAGAGGCGTGTCAGCTATGGATTTCATTTAGTTGAAGGCAAGATGAAACATGGGATGGAGGATTATCTGGTGGCAGAAAATAGGAAAATGGATGGACATAATCTGGGGCTCTACGCAATATTTGACGGTCATTCAGGACGTGAGGTTGCAGAATATTTGCAAAGCCATCTTTTCGACAATATACTGAGTGAG CCTGATTTTTGGAAGAATCCTGTGACTGCATTTAAGAAGGCTTATAGAGATACAGATGGCGACATTTTGGAGAATGTGGTTGGTGCACGAGGTGGCTCAACAGCAGTGACAGCCATATTAATCGACCAGAAACTATTGGTAGTGGCCAATGTAGGGGATTCACGTGCAGTACTAATTCAGAGAGGAAAGGTCAAGCAAATAACAGTTGATCATGAGCCggaaaagaaggaagaaagagaCCTAGTTGAGAGCAAAGGAGGTTTTGTTATTAAGATGCCAG GGAATGTTCCACGGGTGGATGGCCAACTAGCCATGACAAGGGCATTTGGAGATGCAAAACTGAAAGACCATATCACTGTGGAACCTAATGTGACAATTGAGAAGATAGACAAAGACACTGATTTCATAATCTTGGCAAGTGATGGCTTGTGGAAG GTAATGTCGAATGAAGACATAGCAGAATGCATTACGGGGCTCGAGCATGGCAAGAAAGCAGCGGAAGAGTTAATCACTGAAGCACTAATGAGGGGGAGTCCCGACGATATTTCTTGTGTCGTAGTGAGGTTTCACTAA
- the LOC104237394 gene encoding probable protein phosphatase 2C 58 isoform X2, whose translation MEGSDFVRVKRGKSGDPDIIKIKRTSTPDDVASVLLKERERQGVYGAGREVNSTAEQEEEDAENEDYDGDDTGAKDEDNGEVVDDPEEDGGDAEVSDGDQKQQRRVSYGFHLVEGKMKHGMEDYLVAENRKMDGHNLGLYAIFDGHSGREVAEYLQSHLFDNILSEPDFWKNPVTAFKKAYRDTDGDILENVVGARGGSTAVTAILIDQKLLVVANVGDSRAVLIQRGKVKQITVDHEPEKKEERDLVESKGGFVIKMPGNVPRVDGQLAMTRAFGDAKLKDHITVEPNVTIEKIDKDTDFIILASDGLWKVMSNEDIAECITGLEHGKKAAEELITEALMRGSPDDISCVVVRFH comes from the exons ATGGAAGGTTCTGATTTTGTTAGAGTTAAG AGGGGAAAATCAGGTGATCCAGATATCATTAAGATAAAG AGGACATCGACTCCAGATGATGTGGCATCTGTTCTTTTGAAG GAGAGAGAAAGGCAAGGAGTGTATGGAGCAGGCAGAGAGGTTAACAGCACCGCAGAACAAGAGGAGGAGGATGCAGAAAATGAAGACTATGATGGTGATGATACTGGAGCCAAAGATGAGGATAATGGCGAAGTTGTTGATGACCCTGAAGAAGACGGTGGGGATGCAGAAGTCAGCGATGGAGATCAGAAGCAGCAGAGGCGTGTCAGCTATGGATTTCATTTAGTTGAAGGCAAGATGAAACATGGGATGGAGGATTATCTGGTGGCAGAAAATAGGAAAATGGATGGACATAATCTGGGGCTCTACGCAATATTTGACGGTCATTCAGGACGTGAGGTTGCAGAATATTTGCAAAGCCATCTTTTCGACAATATACTGAGTGAG CCTGATTTTTGGAAGAATCCTGTGACTGCATTTAAGAAGGCTTATAGAGATACAGATGGCGACATTTTGGAGAATGTGGTTGGTGCACGAGGTGGCTCAACAGCAGTGACAGCCATATTAATCGACCAGAAACTATTGGTAGTGGCCAATGTAGGGGATTCACGTGCAGTACTAATTCAGAGAGGAAAGGTCAAGCAAATAACAGTTGATCATGAGCCggaaaagaaggaagaaagagaCCTAGTTGAGAGCAAAGGAGGTTTTGTTATTAAGATGCCAG GGAATGTTCCACGGGTGGATGGCCAACTAGCCATGACAAGGGCATTTGGAGATGCAAAACTGAAAGACCATATCACTGTGGAACCTAATGTGACAATTGAGAAGATAGACAAAGACACTGATTTCATAATCTTGGCAAGTGATGGCTTGTGGAAG GTAATGTCGAATGAAGACATAGCAGAATGCATTACGGGGCTCGAGCATGGCAAGAAAGCAGCGGAAGAGTTAATCACTGAAGCACTAATGAGGGGGAGTCCCGACGATATTTCTTGTGTCGTAGTGAGGTTTCACTAA
- the LOC104237394 gene encoding probable protein phosphatase 2C 28 isoform X5: MLGFLRTIAVRRTAASMMPTIHFPASLLFAFSQACYLRGKSGDPDIIKIKRTSTPDDVASVLLKERERQGVYGAGREVNSTAEQEEEDAENEDYDGDDTGAKDEDNGEVVDDPEEDGGDAEVSDGDQKQQRRVSYGFHLVEGKMKHGMEDYLVAENRKMDGHNLGLYAIFDGHSGREVAEYLQSHLFDNILSEPDFWKNPVTAFKKAYRDTDGDILENVVGARGGSTAVTAILIDQKLLVVANVGDSRAVLIQRGKVKQITVDHEPEKKEERDLVESKGGFVIKMPGNVPRVDGQLAMTRAFGDAKLKDHITVEPNVTIEKIDKDTDFIILASDGLWKVIYSATGNVE, translated from the exons ATGTTAGGTTTTTTAAGGACCATTGCTGTTAGAAGAACTGCAGCTTCAATGATGCCGACCATCCATTTTCCTGCTTCACTTCTATTCGCCTTTAGCCAGGCTTGTTATCTC AGGGGAAAATCAGGTGATCCAGATATCATTAAGATAAAG AGGACATCGACTCCAGATGATGTGGCATCTGTTCTTTTGAAG GAGAGAGAAAGGCAAGGAGTGTATGGAGCAGGCAGAGAGGTTAACAGCACCGCAGAACAAGAGGAGGAGGATGCAGAAAATGAAGACTATGATGGTGATGATACTGGAGCCAAAGATGAGGATAATGGCGAAGTTGTTGATGACCCTGAAGAAGACGGTGGGGATGCAGAAGTCAGCGATGGAGATCAGAAGCAGCAGAGGCGTGTCAGCTATGGATTTCATTTAGTTGAAGGCAAGATGAAACATGGGATGGAGGATTATCTGGTGGCAGAAAATAGGAAAATGGATGGACATAATCTGGGGCTCTACGCAATATTTGACGGTCATTCAGGACGTGAGGTTGCAGAATATTTGCAAAGCCATCTTTTCGACAATATACTGAGTGAG CCTGATTTTTGGAAGAATCCTGTGACTGCATTTAAGAAGGCTTATAGAGATACAGATGGCGACATTTTGGAGAATGTGGTTGGTGCACGAGGTGGCTCAACAGCAGTGACAGCCATATTAATCGACCAGAAACTATTGGTAGTGGCCAATGTAGGGGATTCACGTGCAGTACTAATTCAGAGAGGAAAGGTCAAGCAAATAACAGTTGATCATGAGCCggaaaagaaggaagaaagagaCCTAGTTGAGAGCAAAGGAGGTTTTGTTATTAAGATGCCAG GGAATGTTCCACGGGTGGATGGCCAACTAGCCATGACAAGGGCATTTGGAGATGCAAAACTGAAAGACCATATCACTGTGGAACCTAATGTGACAATTGAGAAGATAGACAAAGACACTGATTTCATAATCTTGGCAAGTGATGGCTTGTGGAAGGTAATTTACAGTGCAACCG GTAATGTCGAATGA
- the LOC138878092 gene encoding uncharacterized protein codes for MHDHVSIQHDFNFSEILEIPSDGRSGGIAIMWMHNMITVDEVVREDQELYAMIKVIPNQNPWLVSTIYASTDSYEHKLMWYNLTNIYEKYKVPWLVIGDFNDVFSSEEKWGGRPVNFNKTTKLWNLVKSCELFDLGFKGPKYTWTNYRKRSKGLIMERLDRCFVNEGWVNQYPNAIVDHLP; via the coding sequence ATGCATGATCATGTCTCTATCCAGCATGATTTCAACTTCTCTGAAATATTGGAAATTCCATCAGATGGCCGCTCAGGTGGGATTGCCATCATGTGGATGCATAACATGATCACAGTAGATGAGGTTGTTAGAGAAGATCAGGAACTGTATGCGATGATCAAGGTAATCCCCAATCAAAACCCTTGGCTTGTGAGTACAATTTACGCTAGTACTGATAGTTATGAGCATAAATTAATGTGGTATAACCTTACTAATATCTATGAAAAATATAAAGTTCCTTGGCTCGTTATAGGTGACTTTAATGATGTATTCTCTTCTGAGGAAAAATGGGGAGGTCGACCTGTTAATTTTAATAAAACGACCAAACTATGGAATTTGGTTAAGAGTTGTGAACTTTTTGACCTTGGTTTTAAGGGTCCTAAATATACTTGGACAAACTATAGGAAAAGAAGTAAAGGGCTCATAATGGAACGTCTTGATAGATGTTTTGTAAACGAGGGTTGGGTTAATCAATACCCAAATGCCATAGTGGATCACTTGCCTTGA
- the LOC138878093 gene encoding uncharacterized protein, translated as MCKYHGTHEHKTDDDRQLREEVARLFNEGHLHEFLSDRAKNHFWERDTNRKNEPEKPQHVIHMIIGGADVPQGPTFKCTKVFITKEKWTWSYVPEDALSFFDEEAEDVSQPHNDTLVISIILNKIQVKRVLVDPGSSANIIKLRVMKQLGLQDRIVPAFGVLNGFNMANETTKGEIILPINVTETIQDTRFHVIEGDMRYNALLWRPWIHNMRAVPSTLHQMMKFPTEEGVKTVHGEQYTPKVMFAIEEVVPIPEPLTSKTSTSKGKKVEK; from the coding sequence ATGTGTAAGTACCATGGCACTCACGAGCATAAGACCGATGATGACAGACAGCTTAGAGAGGAGGTAGCTCGACTATTCAATGAGGGGCACCTTCATGAATTTCTTAGTGACCGGGCTAAAAACCATTTCTGGGAAAGAGATACAAATAGGAAGAACGAGCCTGAAAAACCccaacatgtcattcacatgatcatcggAGGAGCCGACGTCCCACAGGGACCTACATTCAAATGCACTAAAGTGTTCATCACAAAGGAAAAATGGACTTGGAGTTATGTGCCCGAGGATGCCCTATCATTTTTTGACGAGGAAGCAGAAGACGTATCCCAGCCTCACAACGACACTCTGGTAATCTCTATCATTTTGAATAAAATTCAGGTTAAACGTGTTTtagtagatccaggtagctcggcgaaCATAATCAAATTGAGGGTCATGAAACAACTCGGTTTGCAAGATCGGATTGTACCTGCATTCGGGGTGcttaatggcttcaacatggcaaatgAAACAACGAAGGGAGAAATTATCTTGCCCATAAACGTAACCGAGACCATACAAGACACCagattccatgtcatcgaaggtgacatgaggtataacgcactcctctggaggccgtggatacacaaTATGAGGGCAGTTCCTTCGACTCtccatcagatgatgaagtttccTACAGAAGAAGGAGTGAAGACAGTCCACGGAGAACAGTATACTCCAAAAGTGATGTTCGCAATCGAGGAAGTGGTGCCAATACCGGAACCCTTGACCTCGAAGACATCAACCTCCAAAGGTAAGAAGGTGGAAAAGTAG